The Carassius auratus strain Wakin chromosome 27, ASM336829v1, whole genome shotgun sequence genome includes a region encoding these proteins:
- the crtc1a gene encoding CREB-regulated transcription coactivator 1 isoform X5 translates to MATSNNPRKFSEKIALHNQKQAEETAAFEEVMKDLSITRAARLQLQKTQYLQLGQNRGQYYGGSLPNVNQIGNTTIDLPFQTPFQNSGLDTSRTTRHHGLVDRVYRDRTRITSPHRRPLSVDKHGRQIDSCPYASVYLSPPPDTSWRRTNSDSALHQITLNPNPQDAFAGGSQDLQPKQVLLLTMPGTGEPESDMDKEGQKQIWDHKKTTSTRPKSNKIPGINIFPSPDQEIIASLIPAAHNTGGSLPDLTNIQIPPPLTTPLDPDDSSSSLSASNSTGNLANSHMGLTSASQGVTSAQPTATVSVQRRHENVVPLILNTDSQQHPSLHQLSPTLSPPLSLAQAVAIDAMTLEQQLAQYAFFSQPSTQTQGAGGLPQLQQNTQLPSVSGSQTQTSVGNDINTAASLQQYRCRVGSSANQSPTSPVSNQGFSPGGSPQHSSILGSVFADAFYDQQLSPLQTNALSQQLEQFNMIENPISSNSLYTEGSTLNYSQAAMLNLSGSHGSLQDSQQLGYSSHGNIPNIILTGDVSFDADSQFPLDDLKIDPLTLDGLHMLNDPDMVLADPATEDAFRMDRL, encoded by the exons ATGGCGACCTCGAATAATCCGCGAAAATTCAGTGAAAAGATCGCGTTACACAACCAGAAGCAAGCGGAAGAGACAGCTGCGTTCGAGGAGGTGATGAAAGACCTGAGCATTACTCGCGCGGCGCGT TTACAATTACAGAAGACTCAGTATTTACAGCTCGGTCAGAACCGAGGACAGTACTACGGCGGCTCTTTGCCAAATGTCAACCAGATTGGAAACACCACCATTGACCTCCCCTTTCAG ACTCCTTTTCAGAATTCGGGATTGGACACAAGCAGAACAACTCGTCACCATGGGCTGGTGGACAGGGTCTACCGGGACAGGACTCGCATAACATCGCCTCACCGCAGACCTCTCTCTGTGGACAAACATGGCCGTCAA ATTGATAGCTGTCCGTATGCCTCTGTGTATCTGTCACCCCCACCTGATACCAGCTGGAGGAG GACCAACTCAGACTCTGCCCTGCATCAGATCACTTTGAACCCAAACCCACAAGATGCATTTGCAGGAGGGTCCCAAGATTTGCAGCCAAAACAAG TTCTTCTTCTCACTATGCCTGGAACAGGGGAACCTGAAAGTGACATGGACAAAGAAGGTCAAAAGCAGATATGGGATCACAAAAAG ACTACTTCAACAAGGCCCAAGTCAAACAAAATACCTGGAATCAA CATATTTCCATCTCCAGATCAGGAGATTATTGCATCTCTAATCCCAGCGGCACACAACACGGGCGGATCTCTGCCAGACCTGACCAATATCCAGATTCCCCCTCCTCTCACCACACCCCTGGACCCTGATgactcctcttcctctctcagtgcCTCCAACAGCACTGGCAACCTGGCCAACAGTCACATGGGCCTCACGTCTGCCAGCCAAG GTGTGACATCAGCCCAGCCCACAGCGACAGTGAGTGTTCAGCGCCGCCATGAGAATGTAGTTCCTCTGATCCTCAACACAGATTCCCAGCAGCACCCGAGTCTTCATCAGCTGTCGCCCAcactctctcctccgctctctcTCGCACAG GCGGTGGCAATAGATGCCATGACGCTGGAGCAGCAGTTGGCTCAGTATGCGTTCTTCAGTCAGCCGTCCACACAGACACAGGGGGCCGGTGGGCTTCCCCAGCTCCAGCAGAACACCCAGCTGCCATCTGTCTCCGGAAGTCAGACACAAACCTCTGTGGGCAATGATATTAACACG GCTGCTTCCCTCCAGCAGTACCGCTGTAGGGTGGGGTCTTCGGCCAATCAGTCTCCAACCTCTCCGGTCTCCAATCAAGGCTTCTCTCCGGGGGGCTCGCCTCAA CACTCATCCATTCTCGGAAGTGTCTTTGCTGATGCCTTTTACGACCAACAGCTGTCCCCTCTGCAAACCAACGCTTTGTCTCAGCAG CTGGAGCAGTTTAACATGATTGAGAATCCCATCAGCTCAAACAGTCTGTACACTGAGGGATCCACTCTAAACTACTCTCAAGCTGCGATGCTAAACCTCAGCGGGAGCCACGGCAGCCTGCAGGACTCGCAGCAGCTAGGCTACAGCAGCCATGGGAACATCCCCAACATCATTCTCACAG GTGACGTGAGCTTTGACGCAGATTCCCAGTTCCCTCTGGATGATCTGAAAATCGATCCGCTGACACTGGACGGCCTGCACATGCTCAACGATCCAGACATGGTTCTGGCCGACCCAGCAACAGAAGATGCTTTCCGGATGGACAGACTGTAA
- the crtc1a gene encoding CREB-regulated transcription coactivator 1 isoform X4: MATSNNPRKFSEKIALHNQKQAEETAAFEEVMKDLSITRAARLQLQKTQYLQLGQNRGQYYGGSLPNVNQIGNTTIDLPFQVRSTLTGEIKNAYVECKLGTDFKFVCFHQTPFQNSGLDTSRTTRHHGLVDRVYRDRTRITSPHRRPLSVDKHGRQIDSCPYASVYLSPPPDTSWRRTNSDSALHQITLNPNPQDAFAGGSQDLQPKQVLLLTMPGTGEPESDMDKEGQKQIWDHKKTTSTRPKSNKIPGINIFPSPDQEIIASLIPAAHNTGGSLPDLTNIQIPPPLTTPLDPDDSSSSLSASNSTGNLANSHMGLTSASQGVTSAQPTATVSVQRRHENVVPLILNTDSQQHPSLHQLSPTLSPPLSLAQAVAIDAMTLEQQLAQYAFFSQPSTQTQGAGGLPQLQQNTQLPSVSGSQTQTSVGNDINTHSSILGSVFADAFYDQQLSPLQTNALSQQLEQFNMIENPISSNSLYTEGSTLNYSQAAMLNLSGSHGSLQDSQQLGYSSHGNIPNIILTVAGESPLSLYKELCNSLTGDVSFDADSQFPLDDLKIDPLTLDGLHMLNDPDMVLADPATEDAFRMDRL, translated from the exons ATGGCGACCTCGAATAATCCGCGAAAATTCAGTGAAAAGATCGCGTTACACAACCAGAAGCAAGCGGAAGAGACAGCTGCGTTCGAGGAGGTGATGAAAGACCTGAGCATTACTCGCGCGGCGCGT TTACAATTACAGAAGACTCAGTATTTACAGCTCGGTCAGAACCGAGGACAGTACTACGGCGGCTCTTTGCCAAATGTCAACCAGATTGGAAACACCACCATTGACCTCCCCTTTCAGGTGAGGAGCACACTGACAGGTGAAATTAAGAATGCATATGTGGAATGCAAGTTGGGTACTGActtcaagtttgtttgttttcatcagACTCCTTTTCAGAATTCGGGATTGGACACAAGCAGAACAACTCGTCACCATGGGCTGGTGGACAGGGTCTACCGGGACAGGACTCGCATAACATCGCCTCACCGCAGACCTCTCTCTGTGGACAAACATGGCCGTCAA ATTGATAGCTGTCCGTATGCCTCTGTGTATCTGTCACCCCCACCTGATACCAGCTGGAGGAG GACCAACTCAGACTCTGCCCTGCATCAGATCACTTTGAACCCAAACCCACAAGATGCATTTGCAGGAGGGTCCCAAGATTTGCAGCCAAAACAAG TTCTTCTTCTCACTATGCCTGGAACAGGGGAACCTGAAAGTGACATGGACAAAGAAGGTCAAAAGCAGATATGGGATCACAAAAAG ACTACTTCAACAAGGCCCAAGTCAAACAAAATACCTGGAATCAA CATATTTCCATCTCCAGATCAGGAGATTATTGCATCTCTAATCCCAGCGGCACACAACACGGGCGGATCTCTGCCAGACCTGACCAATATCCAGATTCCCCCTCCTCTCACCACACCCCTGGACCCTGATgactcctcttcctctctcagtgcCTCCAACAGCACTGGCAACCTGGCCAACAGTCACATGGGCCTCACGTCTGCCAGCCAAG GTGTGACATCAGCCCAGCCCACAGCGACAGTGAGTGTTCAGCGCCGCCATGAGAATGTAGTTCCTCTGATCCTCAACACAGATTCCCAGCAGCACCCGAGTCTTCATCAGCTGTCGCCCAcactctctcctccgctctctcTCGCACAG GCGGTGGCAATAGATGCCATGACGCTGGAGCAGCAGTTGGCTCAGTATGCGTTCTTCAGTCAGCCGTCCACACAGACACAGGGGGCCGGTGGGCTTCCCCAGCTCCAGCAGAACACCCAGCTGCCATCTGTCTCCGGAAGTCAGACACAAACCTCTGTGGGCAATGATATTAACACG CACTCATCCATTCTCGGAAGTGTCTTTGCTGATGCCTTTTACGACCAACAGCTGTCCCCTCTGCAAACCAACGCTTTGTCTCAGCAG CTGGAGCAGTTTAACATGATTGAGAATCCCATCAGCTCAAACAGTCTGTACACTGAGGGATCCACTCTAAACTACTCTCAAGCTGCGATGCTAAACCTCAGCGGGAGCCACGGCAGCCTGCAGGACTCGCAGCAGCTAGGCTACAGCAGCCATGGGAACATCCCCAACATCATTCTCACAG TTGCAGGAGAGTCTCCCCTGAGCCTATACAAAGAGTTGTGCAACTCTCTGACAGGTGACGTGAGCTTTGACGCAGATTCCCAGTTCCCTCTGGATGATCTGAAAATCGATCCGCTGACACTGGACGGCCTGCACATGCTCAACGATCCAGACATGGTTCTGGCCGACCCAGCAACAGAAGATGCTTTCCGGATGGACAGACTGTAA
- the crtc1a gene encoding CREB-regulated transcription coactivator 1 isoform X2, whose protein sequence is MATSNNPRKFSEKIALHNQKQAEETAAFEEVMKDLSITRAARLQLQKTQYLQLGQNRGQYYGGSLPNVNQIGNTTIDLPFQVRSTLTGEIKNAYVECKLGTDFKFVCFHQTPFQNSGLDTSRTTRHHGLVDRVYRDRTRITSPHRRPLSVDKHGRQIDSCPYASVYLSPPPDTSWRRTNSDSALHQITLNPNPQDAFAGGSQDLQPKQVLLLTMPGTGEPESDMDKEGQKQIWDHKKTTSTRPKSNKIPGINIFPSPDQEIIASLIPAAHNTGGSLPDLTNIQIPPPLTTPLDPDDSSSSLSASNSTGNLANSHMGLTSASQGVTSAQPTATVSVQRRHENVVPLILNTDSQQHPSLHQLSPTLSPPLSLAQAVAIDAMTLEQQLAQYAFFSQPSTQTQGAGGLPQLQQNTQLPSVSGSQTQTSVGNDINTAASLQQYRCRVGSSANQSPTSPVSNQGFSPGGSPQHSSILGSVFADAFYDQQLSPLQTNALSQQLEQFNMIENPISSNSLYTEGSTLNYSQAAMLNLSGSHGSLQDSQQLGYSSHGNIPNIILTGDVSFDADSQFPLDDLKIDPLTLDGLHMLNDPDMVLADPATEDAFRMDRL, encoded by the exons ATGGCGACCTCGAATAATCCGCGAAAATTCAGTGAAAAGATCGCGTTACACAACCAGAAGCAAGCGGAAGAGACAGCTGCGTTCGAGGAGGTGATGAAAGACCTGAGCATTACTCGCGCGGCGCGT TTACAATTACAGAAGACTCAGTATTTACAGCTCGGTCAGAACCGAGGACAGTACTACGGCGGCTCTTTGCCAAATGTCAACCAGATTGGAAACACCACCATTGACCTCCCCTTTCAGGTGAGGAGCACACTGACAGGTGAAATTAAGAATGCATATGTGGAATGCAAGTTGGGTACTGActtcaagtttgtttgttttcatcagACTCCTTTTCAGAATTCGGGATTGGACACAAGCAGAACAACTCGTCACCATGGGCTGGTGGACAGGGTCTACCGGGACAGGACTCGCATAACATCGCCTCACCGCAGACCTCTCTCTGTGGACAAACATGGCCGTCAA ATTGATAGCTGTCCGTATGCCTCTGTGTATCTGTCACCCCCACCTGATACCAGCTGGAGGAG GACCAACTCAGACTCTGCCCTGCATCAGATCACTTTGAACCCAAACCCACAAGATGCATTTGCAGGAGGGTCCCAAGATTTGCAGCCAAAACAAG TTCTTCTTCTCACTATGCCTGGAACAGGGGAACCTGAAAGTGACATGGACAAAGAAGGTCAAAAGCAGATATGGGATCACAAAAAG ACTACTTCAACAAGGCCCAAGTCAAACAAAATACCTGGAATCAA CATATTTCCATCTCCAGATCAGGAGATTATTGCATCTCTAATCCCAGCGGCACACAACACGGGCGGATCTCTGCCAGACCTGACCAATATCCAGATTCCCCCTCCTCTCACCACACCCCTGGACCCTGATgactcctcttcctctctcagtgcCTCCAACAGCACTGGCAACCTGGCCAACAGTCACATGGGCCTCACGTCTGCCAGCCAAG GTGTGACATCAGCCCAGCCCACAGCGACAGTGAGTGTTCAGCGCCGCCATGAGAATGTAGTTCCTCTGATCCTCAACACAGATTCCCAGCAGCACCCGAGTCTTCATCAGCTGTCGCCCAcactctctcctccgctctctcTCGCACAG GCGGTGGCAATAGATGCCATGACGCTGGAGCAGCAGTTGGCTCAGTATGCGTTCTTCAGTCAGCCGTCCACACAGACACAGGGGGCCGGTGGGCTTCCCCAGCTCCAGCAGAACACCCAGCTGCCATCTGTCTCCGGAAGTCAGACACAAACCTCTGTGGGCAATGATATTAACACG GCTGCTTCCCTCCAGCAGTACCGCTGTAGGGTGGGGTCTTCGGCCAATCAGTCTCCAACCTCTCCGGTCTCCAATCAAGGCTTCTCTCCGGGGGGCTCGCCTCAA CACTCATCCATTCTCGGAAGTGTCTTTGCTGATGCCTTTTACGACCAACAGCTGTCCCCTCTGCAAACCAACGCTTTGTCTCAGCAG CTGGAGCAGTTTAACATGATTGAGAATCCCATCAGCTCAAACAGTCTGTACACTGAGGGATCCACTCTAAACTACTCTCAAGCTGCGATGCTAAACCTCAGCGGGAGCCACGGCAGCCTGCAGGACTCGCAGCAGCTAGGCTACAGCAGCCATGGGAACATCCCCAACATCATTCTCACAG GTGACGTGAGCTTTGACGCAGATTCCCAGTTCCCTCTGGATGATCTGAAAATCGATCCGCTGACACTGGACGGCCTGCACATGCTCAACGATCCAGACATGGTTCTGGCCGACCCAGCAACAGAAGATGCTTTCCGGATGGACAGACTGTAA
- the crtc1a gene encoding CREB-regulated transcription coactivator 1 isoform X6, with product MATSNNPRKFSEKIALHNQKQAEETAAFEEVMKDLSITRAARLQLQKTQYLQLGQNRGQYYGGSLPNVNQIGNTTIDLPFQTPFQNSGLDTSRTTRHHGLVDRVYRDRTRITSPHRRPLSVDKHGRQIDSCPYASVYLSPPPDTSWRRTNSDSALHQITLNPNPQDAFAGGSQDLQPKQVLLLTMPGTGEPESDMDKEGQKQIWDHKKTTSTRPKSNKIPGINIFPSPDQEIIASLIPAAHNTGGSLPDLTNIQIPPPLTTPLDPDDSSSSLSASNSTGNLANSHMGLTSASQGVTSAQPTATVSVQRRHENVVPLILNTDSQQHPSLHQLSPTLSPPLSLAQAVAIDAMTLEQQLAQYAFFSQPSTQTQGAGGLPQLQQNTQLPSVSGSQTQTSVGNDINTHSSILGSVFADAFYDQQLSPLQTNALSQQLEQFNMIENPISSNSLYTEGSTLNYSQAAMLNLSGSHGSLQDSQQLGYSSHGNIPNIILTGDVSFDADSQFPLDDLKIDPLTLDGLHMLNDPDMVLADPATEDAFRMDRL from the exons ATGGCGACCTCGAATAATCCGCGAAAATTCAGTGAAAAGATCGCGTTACACAACCAGAAGCAAGCGGAAGAGACAGCTGCGTTCGAGGAGGTGATGAAAGACCTGAGCATTACTCGCGCGGCGCGT TTACAATTACAGAAGACTCAGTATTTACAGCTCGGTCAGAACCGAGGACAGTACTACGGCGGCTCTTTGCCAAATGTCAACCAGATTGGAAACACCACCATTGACCTCCCCTTTCAG ACTCCTTTTCAGAATTCGGGATTGGACACAAGCAGAACAACTCGTCACCATGGGCTGGTGGACAGGGTCTACCGGGACAGGACTCGCATAACATCGCCTCACCGCAGACCTCTCTCTGTGGACAAACATGGCCGTCAA ATTGATAGCTGTCCGTATGCCTCTGTGTATCTGTCACCCCCACCTGATACCAGCTGGAGGAG GACCAACTCAGACTCTGCCCTGCATCAGATCACTTTGAACCCAAACCCACAAGATGCATTTGCAGGAGGGTCCCAAGATTTGCAGCCAAAACAAG TTCTTCTTCTCACTATGCCTGGAACAGGGGAACCTGAAAGTGACATGGACAAAGAAGGTCAAAAGCAGATATGGGATCACAAAAAG ACTACTTCAACAAGGCCCAAGTCAAACAAAATACCTGGAATCAA CATATTTCCATCTCCAGATCAGGAGATTATTGCATCTCTAATCCCAGCGGCACACAACACGGGCGGATCTCTGCCAGACCTGACCAATATCCAGATTCCCCCTCCTCTCACCACACCCCTGGACCCTGATgactcctcttcctctctcagtgcCTCCAACAGCACTGGCAACCTGGCCAACAGTCACATGGGCCTCACGTCTGCCAGCCAAG GTGTGACATCAGCCCAGCCCACAGCGACAGTGAGTGTTCAGCGCCGCCATGAGAATGTAGTTCCTCTGATCCTCAACACAGATTCCCAGCAGCACCCGAGTCTTCATCAGCTGTCGCCCAcactctctcctccgctctctcTCGCACAG GCGGTGGCAATAGATGCCATGACGCTGGAGCAGCAGTTGGCTCAGTATGCGTTCTTCAGTCAGCCGTCCACACAGACACAGGGGGCCGGTGGGCTTCCCCAGCTCCAGCAGAACACCCAGCTGCCATCTGTCTCCGGAAGTCAGACACAAACCTCTGTGGGCAATGATATTAACACG CACTCATCCATTCTCGGAAGTGTCTTTGCTGATGCCTTTTACGACCAACAGCTGTCCCCTCTGCAAACCAACGCTTTGTCTCAGCAG CTGGAGCAGTTTAACATGATTGAGAATCCCATCAGCTCAAACAGTCTGTACACTGAGGGATCCACTCTAAACTACTCTCAAGCTGCGATGCTAAACCTCAGCGGGAGCCACGGCAGCCTGCAGGACTCGCAGCAGCTAGGCTACAGCAGCCATGGGAACATCCCCAACATCATTCTCACAG GTGACGTGAGCTTTGACGCAGATTCCCAGTTCCCTCTGGATGATCTGAAAATCGATCCGCTGACACTGGACGGCCTGCACATGCTCAACGATCCAGACATGGTTCTGGCCGACCCAGCAACAGAAGATGCTTTCCGGATGGACAGACTGTAA
- the crtc1a gene encoding CREB-regulated transcription coactivator 1 isoform X1, translating to MATSNNPRKFSEKIALHNQKQAEETAAFEEVMKDLSITRAARLQLQKTQYLQLGQNRGQYYGGSLPNVNQIGNTTIDLPFQVRSTLTGEIKNAYVECKLGTDFKFVCFHQTPFQNSGLDTSRTTRHHGLVDRVYRDRTRITSPHRRPLSVDKHGRQIDSCPYASVYLSPPPDTSWRRTNSDSALHQITLNPNPQDAFAGGSQDLQPKQVLLLTMPGTGEPESDMDKEGQKQIWDHKKTTSTRPKSNKIPGINIFPSPDQEIIASLIPAAHNTGGSLPDLTNIQIPPPLTTPLDPDDSSSSLSASNSTGNLANSHMGLTSASQGVTSAQPTATVSVQRRHENVVPLILNTDSQQHPSLHQLSPTLSPPLSLAQAVAIDAMTLEQQLAQYAFFSQPSTQTQGAGGLPQLQQNTQLPSVSGSQTQTSVGNDINTAASLQQYRCRVGSSANQSPTSPVSNQGFSPGGSPQHSSILGSVFADAFYDQQLSPLQTNALSQQLEQFNMIENPISSNSLYTEGSTLNYSQAAMLNLSGSHGSLQDSQQLGYSSHGNIPNIILTVAGESPLSLYKELCNSLTGDVSFDADSQFPLDDLKIDPLTLDGLHMLNDPDMVLADPATEDAFRMDRL from the exons ATGGCGACCTCGAATAATCCGCGAAAATTCAGTGAAAAGATCGCGTTACACAACCAGAAGCAAGCGGAAGAGACAGCTGCGTTCGAGGAGGTGATGAAAGACCTGAGCATTACTCGCGCGGCGCGT TTACAATTACAGAAGACTCAGTATTTACAGCTCGGTCAGAACCGAGGACAGTACTACGGCGGCTCTTTGCCAAATGTCAACCAGATTGGAAACACCACCATTGACCTCCCCTTTCAGGTGAGGAGCACACTGACAGGTGAAATTAAGAATGCATATGTGGAATGCAAGTTGGGTACTGActtcaagtttgtttgttttcatcagACTCCTTTTCAGAATTCGGGATTGGACACAAGCAGAACAACTCGTCACCATGGGCTGGTGGACAGGGTCTACCGGGACAGGACTCGCATAACATCGCCTCACCGCAGACCTCTCTCTGTGGACAAACATGGCCGTCAA ATTGATAGCTGTCCGTATGCCTCTGTGTATCTGTCACCCCCACCTGATACCAGCTGGAGGAG GACCAACTCAGACTCTGCCCTGCATCAGATCACTTTGAACCCAAACCCACAAGATGCATTTGCAGGAGGGTCCCAAGATTTGCAGCCAAAACAAG TTCTTCTTCTCACTATGCCTGGAACAGGGGAACCTGAAAGTGACATGGACAAAGAAGGTCAAAAGCAGATATGGGATCACAAAAAG ACTACTTCAACAAGGCCCAAGTCAAACAAAATACCTGGAATCAA CATATTTCCATCTCCAGATCAGGAGATTATTGCATCTCTAATCCCAGCGGCACACAACACGGGCGGATCTCTGCCAGACCTGACCAATATCCAGATTCCCCCTCCTCTCACCACACCCCTGGACCCTGATgactcctcttcctctctcagtgcCTCCAACAGCACTGGCAACCTGGCCAACAGTCACATGGGCCTCACGTCTGCCAGCCAAG GTGTGACATCAGCCCAGCCCACAGCGACAGTGAGTGTTCAGCGCCGCCATGAGAATGTAGTTCCTCTGATCCTCAACACAGATTCCCAGCAGCACCCGAGTCTTCATCAGCTGTCGCCCAcactctctcctccgctctctcTCGCACAG GCGGTGGCAATAGATGCCATGACGCTGGAGCAGCAGTTGGCTCAGTATGCGTTCTTCAGTCAGCCGTCCACACAGACACAGGGGGCCGGTGGGCTTCCCCAGCTCCAGCAGAACACCCAGCTGCCATCTGTCTCCGGAAGTCAGACACAAACCTCTGTGGGCAATGATATTAACACG GCTGCTTCCCTCCAGCAGTACCGCTGTAGGGTGGGGTCTTCGGCCAATCAGTCTCCAACCTCTCCGGTCTCCAATCAAGGCTTCTCTCCGGGGGGCTCGCCTCAA CACTCATCCATTCTCGGAAGTGTCTTTGCTGATGCCTTTTACGACCAACAGCTGTCCCCTCTGCAAACCAACGCTTTGTCTCAGCAG CTGGAGCAGTTTAACATGATTGAGAATCCCATCAGCTCAAACAGTCTGTACACTGAGGGATCCACTCTAAACTACTCTCAAGCTGCGATGCTAAACCTCAGCGGGAGCCACGGCAGCCTGCAGGACTCGCAGCAGCTAGGCTACAGCAGCCATGGGAACATCCCCAACATCATTCTCACAG TTGCAGGAGAGTCTCCCCTGAGCCTATACAAAGAGTTGTGCAACTCTCTGACAGGTGACGTGAGCTTTGACGCAGATTCCCAGTTCCCTCTGGATGATCTGAAAATCGATCCGCTGACACTGGACGGCCTGCACATGCTCAACGATCCAGACATGGTTCTGGCCGACCCAGCAACAGAAGATGCTTTCCGGATGGACAGACTGTAA
- the crtc1a gene encoding CREB-regulated transcription coactivator 1 isoform X3, producing MATSNNPRKFSEKIALHNQKQAEETAAFEEVMKDLSITRAARLQLQKTQYLQLGQNRGQYYGGSLPNVNQIGNTTIDLPFQTPFQNSGLDTSRTTRHHGLVDRVYRDRTRITSPHRRPLSVDKHGRQIDSCPYASVYLSPPPDTSWRRTNSDSALHQITLNPNPQDAFAGGSQDLQPKQVLLLTMPGTGEPESDMDKEGQKQIWDHKKTTSTRPKSNKIPGINIFPSPDQEIIASLIPAAHNTGGSLPDLTNIQIPPPLTTPLDPDDSSSSLSASNSTGNLANSHMGLTSASQGVTSAQPTATVSVQRRHENVVPLILNTDSQQHPSLHQLSPTLSPPLSLAQAVAIDAMTLEQQLAQYAFFSQPSTQTQGAGGLPQLQQNTQLPSVSGSQTQTSVGNDINTAASLQQYRCRVGSSANQSPTSPVSNQGFSPGGSPQHSSILGSVFADAFYDQQLSPLQTNALSQQLEQFNMIENPISSNSLYTEGSTLNYSQAAMLNLSGSHGSLQDSQQLGYSSHGNIPNIILTVAGESPLSLYKELCNSLTGDVSFDADSQFPLDDLKIDPLTLDGLHMLNDPDMVLADPATEDAFRMDRL from the exons ATGGCGACCTCGAATAATCCGCGAAAATTCAGTGAAAAGATCGCGTTACACAACCAGAAGCAAGCGGAAGAGACAGCTGCGTTCGAGGAGGTGATGAAAGACCTGAGCATTACTCGCGCGGCGCGT TTACAATTACAGAAGACTCAGTATTTACAGCTCGGTCAGAACCGAGGACAGTACTACGGCGGCTCTTTGCCAAATGTCAACCAGATTGGAAACACCACCATTGACCTCCCCTTTCAG ACTCCTTTTCAGAATTCGGGATTGGACACAAGCAGAACAACTCGTCACCATGGGCTGGTGGACAGGGTCTACCGGGACAGGACTCGCATAACATCGCCTCACCGCAGACCTCTCTCTGTGGACAAACATGGCCGTCAA ATTGATAGCTGTCCGTATGCCTCTGTGTATCTGTCACCCCCACCTGATACCAGCTGGAGGAG GACCAACTCAGACTCTGCCCTGCATCAGATCACTTTGAACCCAAACCCACAAGATGCATTTGCAGGAGGGTCCCAAGATTTGCAGCCAAAACAAG TTCTTCTTCTCACTATGCCTGGAACAGGGGAACCTGAAAGTGACATGGACAAAGAAGGTCAAAAGCAGATATGGGATCACAAAAAG ACTACTTCAACAAGGCCCAAGTCAAACAAAATACCTGGAATCAA CATATTTCCATCTCCAGATCAGGAGATTATTGCATCTCTAATCCCAGCGGCACACAACACGGGCGGATCTCTGCCAGACCTGACCAATATCCAGATTCCCCCTCCTCTCACCACACCCCTGGACCCTGATgactcctcttcctctctcagtgcCTCCAACAGCACTGGCAACCTGGCCAACAGTCACATGGGCCTCACGTCTGCCAGCCAAG GTGTGACATCAGCCCAGCCCACAGCGACAGTGAGTGTTCAGCGCCGCCATGAGAATGTAGTTCCTCTGATCCTCAACACAGATTCCCAGCAGCACCCGAGTCTTCATCAGCTGTCGCCCAcactctctcctccgctctctcTCGCACAG GCGGTGGCAATAGATGCCATGACGCTGGAGCAGCAGTTGGCTCAGTATGCGTTCTTCAGTCAGCCGTCCACACAGACACAGGGGGCCGGTGGGCTTCCCCAGCTCCAGCAGAACACCCAGCTGCCATCTGTCTCCGGAAGTCAGACACAAACCTCTGTGGGCAATGATATTAACACG GCTGCTTCCCTCCAGCAGTACCGCTGTAGGGTGGGGTCTTCGGCCAATCAGTCTCCAACCTCTCCGGTCTCCAATCAAGGCTTCTCTCCGGGGGGCTCGCCTCAA CACTCATCCATTCTCGGAAGTGTCTTTGCTGATGCCTTTTACGACCAACAGCTGTCCCCTCTGCAAACCAACGCTTTGTCTCAGCAG CTGGAGCAGTTTAACATGATTGAGAATCCCATCAGCTCAAACAGTCTGTACACTGAGGGATCCACTCTAAACTACTCTCAAGCTGCGATGCTAAACCTCAGCGGGAGCCACGGCAGCCTGCAGGACTCGCAGCAGCTAGGCTACAGCAGCCATGGGAACATCCCCAACATCATTCTCACAG TTGCAGGAGAGTCTCCCCTGAGCCTATACAAAGAGTTGTGCAACTCTCTGACAGGTGACGTGAGCTTTGACGCAGATTCCCAGTTCCCTCTGGATGATCTGAAAATCGATCCGCTGACACTGGACGGCCTGCACATGCTCAACGATCCAGACATGGTTCTGGCCGACCCAGCAACAGAAGATGCTTTCCGGATGGACAGACTGTAA